The stretch of DNA CAAACGGGCCAAATCTTAGCACGCAAGCGTAAGACATGATCACGCCTCCCCAAATGTCCCATCACATCAGCTACGATCACACATTCCAGCCTTAATCAACCACACCCGAGCACCAAATACACCCACGCCACGCGCAAGCTCCCCGGTCCCAGGGGAAAAGGTAGTCGAGAAACCCTCACCTCCAACGACCGGAGGTACCGGTCGATGTCCCCGTGGTACGGCGCGAcggccgcctgcgccgcgccTGCGTCCTGCCGCTTCGGGTCCAGAAGGCGGGTCACGTCGGCCCCGCGCGCGGCGTCCTCGGCCTCAAGCCGCTtcctcgcctcctccgcctcggcctccgcccgcgccgccgaccgCGTCCTCGGCTtcgacggccgcggcgccgagCCGCCGTTCGTGTCCCGCCACTCGTTGGCCGGCAGCTCCGCCAGGGCCTTGCGCTTCCCGCGCGACTGCCGAAGAGGCGGCGCCGAGTGCGCGGCGTTCTCCTTGCTCTCCATCACCTCCGCCTCCGGCGTCCGGGTCCTGACGCTGCTGCCGATGGGCGATGGCTACGGTCGCGCGGAtgcgctccgccggccgccttcGTTTTCCGCTGGGGTTTTTGGAGGTTTTTCGTCCGGGCGATGATTGAATGAACGAGGCGGCGTTCGTTCCGGCCTTACGGTGGAAGCCTGACGCGATTTGAATTTTGGAGGTGGACTTGTGGCGGGCATCCGCACAGGACGAAATGCGGCACCACACACGCAACACCCGGAGGCACGTGGGGCCCATACGAATCAAGAGGAGTAGTACGAAACGCGAAAGTTCTGGAGAGGTCTAGTTTGACCGGGAGGGTAGCCTTCCGTTCCCGTGCATCCCATTCCCGATGCTGCATTGCTGCTGCGTCGGGTTTGGCACTAGGGGCGCCGTTCCATGGAAACGAACGATGAACCACCACCCATCGGTTCCCGGAGCAGCGGAAAGGGCGCGTCTGCTCGCCTTCCAGCTCCGATTCCCGGAACAGAGCCAGTCAGCCAGAGAGCCAAGcagtcgccgcgccgcgccatcATGTGTACATAGACCCACCTCGACACTTCGTCAGCGTCGCACTGAAGAGCGAGGGTAGCAGCAGCCTTCCCCGAGTTCGCCATGGCCAGAGCGATCCGGCACGCCGCCCACAAGGAGCACCACTTGTTCCTCGTCGATTCCGGCGGGAGCAGCGGCACCGACCGCAGCTTCGTGTGCGACGGCTGCGGCTGCCCGGGCGCCGGCCTCCGCTACCGCTGCGGCGCGTGCGACTTCGATCTGCACGCGCCCTGCGCGACGGCGCCCGGGGCCGCGTGGTTCTTCTTCCACGGCCAGCACCCGCTCGTGTTCGAggtggccgccggcgtcggcgaacctcgccgccgctgcgacATCTGCGAGACGGACATCCGCGGCATGCACTACCGCTGCCGGCCGTGCGGCTTCGACGTGCACCCCATCTGCGCACAGCTGCCGGGCGCCGCCATCTCGCCGCTGCACCCGGAGCACGTCGTGATGCTCAGCGTGGGCGGCCCCGAGTGCGCGCGCTGCGGCGCCGACTGCGTGTGGCGCTACCGCTGTGGCGTGTGCGACGTCAACATTCACCCAAGATGCCTGCTGGGGACTGATCAGACGCCGCTCAACAttaccctcaaaaaaaaaaaaaagacgccGCTCAACATCCCCAAGAGCAACTAGATCCATGGGAAAGTTCAGAACAATGAACGTTACTTGCTCAGAGAATCTCGAGTATTTCTACATGCCGTTTATCTCATTATTTGTTTCTCGGGCGGAGAATCTTGAGTGACCATGTCAATTAATCTTCCAGCTAAAGATTGTCTACAGCTCTGTGGGTCATATGATCCTTTCCTAGGAGTGGTAATGCAGATGTGCAGTCCTATTACACACAGAACGGTGCATCACTTAATCACGGGTTTGCATTACTAATAGTGGCTAGTATGTTCAAACCTCCGTCAAAGATGAGTATATAATAATGATGCTGCACCTTAGAAGAGGACTATCATATGACCAAGCTAATGCTACTATGGTTGGGGACCtgtgttgcgaaaaatctcctCTTTCCCTGTAATTCAAATGTTAATGTAAAGCAATCCCAGAAATTTACTTGCCTATTACAAAATAACACTGTTCACTATTATACAATAATTCGCTAATTGTAATTTGTAAATGCAGCACATTGAGAACCATTATCATGTTCCAATTATACTCATATCAGTATGTTGCTAGAATGCTATAGCATGGAATGGATATTTTGGTAAAAGGAAACTACTTGTATGAACTACTGATAATTTGACAATACAACTGCACCACATATAGAAAGTCTAGAAGATATACCGTTTGTCTCGTGACCAAGCATGCACGCACAAGATATAttgaaatttcaaaactttcgGGGAAGACATCAAAGTATAGAGCTCAGAATAAATATTCATCCGGTAAACCAAATTTACTGTCGCTAACCATGATAATCAA from Panicum virgatum strain AP13 chromosome 9K, P.virgatum_v5, whole genome shotgun sequence encodes:
- the LOC120646918 gene encoding uncharacterized protein LOC120646918; translated protein: MARAIRHAAHKEHHLFLVDSGGSSGTDRSFVCDGCGCPGAGLRYRCGACDFDLHAPCATAPGAAWFFFHGQHPLVFEVAAGVGEPRRRCDICETDIRGMHYRCRPCGFDVHPICAQLPGAAISPLHPEHVVMLSVGGPECARCGADCVWRYRCGVCDVNIHPRCLLGTDQTPLNITLKKKKKTPLNIPKSN